TATCCTAATTATTGTTCAAGTAGCGTGTTGTGGACCCGCTTTCTTGCTTACTCCCGCATGTATGGGTAGTCAACGTCGCTCAGTGGCACGAAGGTCTCCTTGATGGACTGCGGCGTCGTCCAGCGCATCACGTAGATGGGGCCGCCCGCCTTGTCGTTCGTGCCCGACATGCGGCCGCCGCCGAACGGCTGTTGGCCCACCACCGACCCCGTAGACTTGTCATTTATGTAGAAGTTACCGGCGGTCGGCTTCAGCTCTTCCAGTGCTAGACGTTGGAAGGCCTGGTCTGCTGCAAAGACAGCCCCGGTCAGAGCAAACTTAGTTGAGGATCCTACAAGGGACAGCGCCTGCATGAGGTCCTTGTCCTCGTAAACGTACATGGAGAGGACAGGGCCAAATATCTCTTCCACCATGAGCTTGTCATGTGGGTCGGTCGTCTCGATGATTGTTGGCTGCACGAAGTAGCCTTTGCTGCAGTCGAACTCTCCACCACCCAGAATCTTGTTCTTTGGGTTCTTCTTGGCATCCTTGATGTAACCTGTAATTCTGGCAAATGCCTTGTCATCAATCACTGCCCCCATGAATACACTGAAGTCATTCACATCTCCAACTTTGAGTTTGGCACGCTCCTCCAGCAAACCTGCCTTGATCTGCTCATACAGAGATCTGGGGACATACATTCGGGAACAAGCAGAGCACTTCTGGCCACAATATTCAAAGGCCGAGCGGATTGTAGATGTTACTACAGATTTGACACAAGCAGTTGGGTGTACAAAGTGATAGTTCTTGCCACCACATTCACCAATAAGCCTGGGATAGTTGACGTAGCGGTCCAAGTTCTTAGCTACTGCTCCCCAAATCCAGTTGAAGGTGGGCACAGACCCTGTGAAGTTGACACCGGCAAGATGTGGAGACGAAGTGATTGTTTTGCCAAAGACAGGTCCATCAGCCGGTACAAGATTAACCACACCTGGAGGCAAACCCGCTTCACGCATAATGTTGAAAATTCTCCAATTAGAAAGGAGTGCAGTGTCAGAAGGCTTCCAGAGAACACTATTGCCCATCAGAGCCGGAGTATAAGCGAGATTGCCACCAATAGCCGTGAAGTTGAATGGACTAATGGCAGCAATGAATCCATCAATGCCACGGAACCTTATGGAGTTCCTGGTGACTTTGGGATTTTCAGATATGGGTTGATATTTGGCGTTTTCCTTGAGGAAGAAAACGTTGAAGCGGAAGAAGTCGATGAGCTCGGCGGCGGAGTCGATCTCGGCCTGCACCACGGACTTGGACTGGCCCAGCATGGTGGCGGCGTTGAGGCGCTGCCGGTGCTCGCCCGCCATCATCTCCGCCGCGCACTGCCACATCCGCACGCGCTCCTCGTACGGCGTGCGGTCCCAGCGCGCCTGCGCCTTCACGCTCACATCGATAGCTTTTTGGATCGTCTTCTCGGAAGCGTAGTAAAACTTAGCGAGCTTTTTACCGTGGTCGTGCGGCATCACCTGGTAGCGCGGCTCGCCATCCTTGATGTGTTCATCGCCGATTACGATGGGGATTTCCTCCGTGACGGCCGACGTCCTCTTGAGTTCCTCCTGGAGCGCCGCGCGCTCCTTGCTCCCGGCCCGGTACTCCAACACGGGCTCGTTCTTCACGCCGAATTCCGGCAGCTTCGGCAGCTCCACGACGCTCGCAAAGCATCGCTCCAGCGGCCTCGCGCTCTTCACCTTCCAACACAAATTCAACATCGCTAACAGCTGAGAGGCGAACCCCCTCGGATCGATAGGTTAC
This genomic stretch from Leguminivora glycinivorella isolate SPB_JAAS2020 chromosome Z, LegGlyc_1.1, whole genome shotgun sequence harbors:
- the LOC125241320 gene encoding delta-1-pyrroline-5-carboxylate dehydrogenase, mitochondrial — encoded protein: MLNLCWKVKSARPLERCFASVVELPKLPEFGVKNEPVLEYRAGSKERAALQEELKRTSAVTEEIPIVIGDEHIKDGEPRYQVMPHDHGKKLAKFYYASEKTIQKAIDVSVKAQARWDRTPYEERVRMWQCAAEMMAGEHRQRLNAATMLGQSKSVVQAEIDSAAELIDFFRFNVFFLKENAKYQPISENPKVTRNSIRFRGIDGFIAAISPFNFTAIGGNLAYTPALMGNSVLWKPSDTALLSNWRIFNIMREAGLPPGVVNLVPADGPVFGKTITSSPHLAGVNFTGSVPTFNWIWGAVAKNLDRYVNYPRLIGECGGKNYHFVHPTACVKSVVTSTIRSAFEYCGQKCSACSRMYVPRSLYEQIKAGLLEERAKLKVGDVNDFSVFMGAVIDDKAFARITGYIKDAKKNPKNKILGGGEFDCSKGYFVQPTIIETTDPHDKLMVEEIFGPVLSMYVYEDKDLMQALSLVGSSTKFALTGAVFAADQAFQRLALEELKPTAGNFYINDKSTGSVVGQQPFGGGRMSGTNDKAGGPIYVMRWTTPQSIKETFVPLSDVDYPYMRE